A DNA window from Paenibacillus sp. HWE-109 contains the following coding sequences:
- a CDS encoding cache domain-containing sensor histidine kinase: protein MWKLLARMMPPRTLRFKLMIASVVCILIPACITMSVYNYLTRDAVKEQAVSNAAESLKLVDGYVTNLLKYMLNIANYIQMDAEINTILKEVSGTGYQGDDIEYRRFADRYKITSKITNITFTGEKSYVTILLKNGTYYTNYPLYEYDPMQTFEEPWFGKLKDLSGIQSYWVGTAPTVFSTEKSLKNAHQISVARTLRGEGLDIYGYVIVTIMENQVNQIFNRIASDQGTLLLDESDTILSQRNSEHVGLKFPYVKQAAEHASDIIRIENEDYLLTTLPLSVTDWKLVSLIPYKKAIFKIDSIFKKVFMYQVISFLVFLLLLLYLLQAFTKPLAHLGRVAATVRRGNLEVRSFIRGKDEIGILGMSFDQMLDHIKYMIAEITVTQTRKRKAELAMLQVQINPHFLFNVLNSIRMKVLRKGDVESAQMISSLSKLLRMTISQDQDLIYFHEEVETIKEYVQLMDMRQKEKVNLEVDVSPDVLFQKVPRFFLQPIIENALIHGLNQCAGTITLKAVVNERQFVVIVEDNGEGMEPHVLASLRHTVLTGKGLDTAEGEDVYRFSSVGLPNVWERMKLTFGDAFEMKIDSERGKGSWVTMLFPRELEGRSDV, encoded by the coding sequence ATGTGGAAGTTGCTGGCTAGAATGATGCCACCCCGAACGCTTCGATTTAAACTGATGATTGCATCTGTTGTCTGCATCTTGATTCCGGCTTGTATAACGATGTCGGTCTACAATTATTTAACGCGGGACGCCGTTAAGGAACAAGCGGTATCCAATGCGGCGGAATCTCTAAAGCTGGTAGACGGCTACGTCACGAATCTACTCAAGTACATGCTGAATATTGCGAATTATATTCAAATGGATGCTGAAATTAATACGATTTTGAAGGAAGTTTCAGGAACGGGATATCAGGGAGACGATATTGAATACCGGAGATTTGCAGACAGGTATAAAATAACCAGCAAAATCACGAATATTACTTTCACAGGCGAGAAAAGCTATGTGACGATTTTATTGAAAAACGGGACGTATTATACGAATTACCCGCTGTATGAGTATGATCCGATGCAAACCTTTGAAGAGCCGTGGTTCGGTAAGTTGAAAGATTTGAGCGGGATTCAGTCCTACTGGGTGGGGACGGCACCAACCGTGTTTTCAACGGAAAAATCATTGAAGAATGCCCACCAAATCTCTGTAGCCCGCACATTGCGAGGCGAGGGGCTCGATATTTACGGCTATGTCATTGTCACCATCATGGAAAATCAGGTGAACCAAATTTTTAACCGAATTGCTTCAGATCAGGGAACCTTGCTGCTGGATGAGTCGGATACCATCCTTTCCCAAAGGAACAGCGAACACGTTGGATTGAAATTTCCCTATGTGAAGCAAGCAGCCGAACACGCTTCGGATATCATTCGTATTGAGAATGAAGATTACTTGCTGACTACGCTCCCGCTAAGCGTTACGGATTGGAAGCTTGTGTCATTAATTCCTTATAAAAAAGCGATTTTCAAAATCGATTCTATTTTTAAGAAAGTATTTATGTATCAAGTCATTTCATTTCTTGTCTTTTTATTGCTGCTGCTGTATCTCCTGCAAGCCTTTACAAAACCGCTGGCGCATCTTGGCAGGGTGGCGGCAACGGTACGGCGAGGCAATCTGGAGGTTCGCTCCTTTATCCGGGGCAAGGATGAAATCGGAATTCTCGGCATGTCCTTCGATCAAATGCTCGATCACATCAAATATATGATTGCTGAAATTACAGTCACCCAGACGCGCAAGCGCAAGGCAGAACTGGCTATGCTGCAGGTGCAGATCAATCCGCATTTCTTGTTTAATGTCCTGAATTCGATTCGAATGAAGGTGCTGCGGAAAGGGGATGTGGAAAGCGCGCAAATGATAAGCTCACTCTCCAAGCTGCTGAGAATGACGATCTCTCAGGATCAAGATTTGATCTACTTTCACGAGGAAGTGGAGACCATCAAGGAGTACGTGCAATTAATGGATATGCGGCAAAAGGAAAAGGTGAATCTTGAAGTGGATGTGTCGCCGGATGTGCTTTTTCAGAAGGTGCCGAGATTCTTTTTACAGCCGATTATCGAAAATGCACTTATTCACGGGCTGAACCAATGCGCTGGAACGATTACGTTGAAGGCAGTTGTCAATGAACGCCAATTCGTCGTGATTGTTGAGGATAATGGGGAAGGCATGGAGCCCCACGTATTAGCCTCGCTTCGCCATACTGTGCTGACTGGCAAAGGCTTGGACACGGCGGAGGGAGAGGATGTATACCGCTTCTCCAGCGTAGGTCTGCCTAATGTATGGGAACGGATGAAGCTGACCTTTGGTGATGCTTTCGAAATGAAGATCGACAGTGAACGCGGAAAAGGAAGCTGGGTAACGATGCTTTTTCCTAGGGAATTGGAGGGGCGCAGCGATGTATAA
- a CDS encoding carbohydrate ABC transporter permease encodes MNHNSSVVSMDRPVSKRRLGSLQRKESFAGLLFVSPMILGVTFLTLIPIIATFLIAFSDWNFIMGLSGFKWVGFSNFQTLMSDVTFLKSMKNNAMFLLTVPIYMGIALLLAILIEKHIYFKSFFKVAFFMPYISSVVAVATVWMVLFNPSTGPVNQFLTSIGIDNPPKWIADPSYALPSLMMVSVWISIGFNMIIYIAGLQDIPKDLYEAADIDGANGWVKFRRITLPLLSPTSFFLLVSGIIATFKVFDLIAILTRGGPMRSTSMMVWDMYEMAFVNLKIGYASSMASVLFFCVLLITILQWFGQKKWVNY; translated from the coding sequence ATGAACCACAATTCCTCGGTAGTCTCCATGGATAGACCGGTTTCCAAGCGACGGCTAGGATCGTTGCAGCGCAAAGAATCGTTTGCAGGTCTATTGTTCGTTAGTCCTATGATCCTGGGCGTTACGTTTCTAACGCTCATTCCTATTATAGCTACATTCCTGATAGCGTTCTCGGATTGGAACTTTATCATGGGGCTTAGCGGTTTCAAATGGGTTGGTTTTAGCAACTTCCAAACCCTGATGAGCGATGTCACATTTTTGAAGTCGATGAAAAATAATGCCATGTTCTTGCTGACGGTCCCAATCTATATGGGGATTGCTCTGCTGCTCGCGATTCTGATCGAGAAGCATATTTATTTCAAAAGTTTTTTTAAGGTCGCTTTTTTCATGCCCTATATTTCCAGTGTGGTCGCTGTTGCGACGGTGTGGATGGTGCTGTTCAATCCGTCTACAGGACCTGTAAATCAATTTCTGACCTCTATCGGCATTGATAATCCGCCCAAATGGATCGCAGATCCGTCCTACGCGCTGCCTTCGCTAATGATGGTATCCGTATGGATATCGATTGGTTTCAATATGATCATTTATATTGCTGGATTGCAGGACATTCCCAAGGATCTATATGAAGCGGCCGACATTGACGGTGCCAACGGTTGGGTGAAATTTCGGCGAATTACGCTGCCGCTCTTATCGCCTACCTCTTTCTTTCTACTCGTCTCCGGCATCATTGCTACCTTTAAAGTATTCGATTTGATAGCCATCCTGACAAGAGGCGGACCGATGAGATCTACTTCGATGATGGTGTGGGACATGTATGAAATGGCTTTTGTGAATTTGAAAATAGGTTATGCCTCCTCGATGGCATCTGTTTTGTTCTTCTGCGTTTTGCTAATTACGATCCTGCAATGGTTCGGTCAAAAGAAATGGGTCAATTATTAG
- a CDS encoding carbohydrate ABC transporter permease yields the protein MNLRKIVLTVIMFLFSLLFLMPFFWMISASFKIEADVFNFPIEWIPVHWNAWGNYKEVWFGNYPFYTYYWNSIKISVLTTLISCTVSSLAAYGFSKVQFPAGKWLFLIVLATYMVPGQAILIPQFILYRSAGFFDTHMGLIILNSFSVLGTFMLRQFFIGIHNEYIESAKMEGAGHFRIYLSIALPLVRPAIATYAILRFIWTWNDYQNPLIFLRTDKLYTIQLAMQKFSSINGEFYSLIMAAAVSAIFPLLIVFLIGQKSVIEGISMGGVKG from the coding sequence ATGAATTTACGTAAAATAGTGCTCACTGTCATCATGTTTCTGTTCAGCTTGCTTTTTCTAATGCCCTTTTTCTGGATGATTTCGGCCTCGTTCAAGATTGAAGCGGATGTATTTAATTTTCCTATTGAATGGATTCCTGTCCACTGGAATGCTTGGGGCAATTACAAGGAGGTGTGGTTTGGTAATTATCCCTTCTATACGTACTATTGGAATTCCATTAAAATTAGTGTACTAACGACGCTGATCTCCTGCACGGTTTCCAGTTTGGCCGCCTATGGCTTCTCTAAGGTTCAATTTCCTGCAGGCAAGTGGCTGTTCCTGATCGTACTTGCCACCTATATGGTACCTGGGCAGGCCATTCTTATTCCGCAGTTTATTTTATACCGCTCCGCTGGTTTTTTTGATACCCATATGGGATTGATTATTCTTAATAGCTTTAGTGTGCTCGGTACGTTTATGTTGAGACAGTTTTTTATAGGCATCCACAACGAATACATTGAATCGGCCAAAATGGAAGGCGCGGGTCATTTCAGAATCTATTTAAGCATTGCGCTTCCCCTGGTGCGACCGGCTATAGCCACATATGCCATTCTGCGATTCATTTGGACGTGGAATGATTATCAGAATCCATTAATTTTCTTGCGAACAGATAAGTTGTATACGATTCAGCTCGCTATGCAGAAGTTCTCAAGCATTAACGGAGAATTCTATTCCCTCATTATGGCTGCCGCAGTTTCAGCGATCTTCCCGCTGCTTATCGTTTTCCTGATAGGGCAGAAAAGTGTTATTGAAGGCATCTCAATGGGTGGCGTGAAAGGGTAG
- the hpf gene encoding ribosome hibernation-promoting factor, HPF/YfiA family, producing the protein MRLIIHGKDVTVTPSLHEYAERKLGRLESWYEEDCDMHVTLSVQGHKQVHAVEVTITCQGVVLRAEEKSEDMYASIDGVADKLERQTRKLKDKIKHRIRQQGGVREMSGRLEGADREDDALFEVARVKIVPNKPEDIDEAILQMMLLDHSFHMFYNRDTNKTELVYRRHDGTFGLITTA; encoded by the coding sequence ATGAGATTAATTATACATGGCAAAGATGTAACAGTGACTCCTTCCTTGCATGAATATGCGGAACGCAAATTGGGACGATTGGAATCCTGGTATGAAGAAGATTGCGACATGCATGTTACGCTGTCTGTGCAAGGCCACAAACAAGTTCATGCGGTAGAAGTCACAATCACCTGCCAAGGCGTTGTGCTTCGTGCAGAAGAAAAAAGCGAGGATATGTACGCATCGATCGATGGCGTCGCCGATAAATTAGAGAGACAGACGCGAAAGTTAAAGGACAAAATTAAGCATCGCATACGCCAACAAGGCGGGGTAAGAGAGATGTCTGGTCGGCTGGAAGGGGCGGACAGAGAGGACGATGCCCTCTTTGAAGTAGCCCGTGTGAAGATCGTTCCGAATAAGCCGGAAGATATCGATGAAGCCATTCTCCAAATGATGCTGTTGGATCACAGTTTCCACATGTTTTATAACCGGGATACCAATAAAACCGAACTTGTGTATCGTCGCCATGATGGCACATTCGGACTTATTACAACGGCATAG
- a CDS encoding response regulator transcription factor, with protein sequence MYKVMLVDDDYPVLELLSEAIAWERLDLQLTSVHENGMSALEACDEDMPDIIITDIGMPKMNGLDLIRELQQRKPDIRVAILSCHSEFHYAQQAMKLNVQDYLLKDTLNPADLEKLLLQFKEKLDQEQQHDQLHTHLLDLVDRSKEMMKEKFIRSTIHEPILDAAKWQVEAKAFGLSFQGQVCLPVMGFISNYRSVAQRFVSNDILRFAVNNVIREVLDKERSGAIHASYDAKESFMLFLYPPGLKVNPYEQTKRTILLIQGALRRFLKITMTYLIGTISTTPEELKLGLRGLLGSTAQRFYLGEGEIARQQERELVPAYVFSYYDKANEEFRDILVDKQEASLLPTVKRWMNVFKEQTCPPEMVKDWVLKLLLDLKLKLESLQHFRSTYSVDVMHKDILEIDTMTELEHWLIDYFHSAISVTGEIMDQSKRLSVLNALQYVSMNLDKRISLEEVAEHLFLNSSYFSRLFKKETGETFIEYVTRMKMERAKELLDMTNEPMCKICELLGYDSQSYFIKIFKSYNGLTPVEYRKLKSFTSVKV encoded by the coding sequence ATGTATAAAGTGATGTTGGTGGATGATGACTATCCTGTTCTTGAATTATTATCGGAAGCCATTGCCTGGGAACGCCTCGATTTGCAGTTGACCAGTGTTCATGAGAATGGGATGAGCGCGCTGGAAGCATGCGATGAGGACATGCCGGATATTATCATTACGGATATTGGCATGCCCAAGATGAACGGTCTGGACCTCATTCGTGAGCTGCAGCAGCGGAAGCCGGATATTCGGGTCGCTATTCTGTCCTGCCATAGTGAATTTCATTATGCGCAGCAGGCTATGAAGCTGAATGTTCAGGATTACCTGCTCAAGGATACGCTGAATCCGGCAGATTTGGAGAAGCTGCTATTGCAGTTCAAGGAGAAGCTGGACCAAGAGCAGCAGCACGATCAGCTTCACACACATCTGCTTGATCTGGTTGATCGCAGCAAAGAGATGATGAAGGAGAAGTTTATTCGCAGCACAATCCATGAGCCTATTCTGGATGCTGCCAAATGGCAGGTGGAAGCCAAAGCCTTCGGTTTAAGCTTTCAGGGGCAAGTATGCCTGCCGGTCATGGGCTTCATCAGCAACTACCGAAGCGTTGCGCAGCGATTCGTATCCAACGATATTTTACGCTTTGCTGTCAACAATGTGATTCGGGAGGTCTTGGACAAAGAGCGTTCCGGGGCGATTCATGCCAGCTATGATGCCAAAGAATCCTTTATGCTGTTTCTGTATCCGCCAGGTCTTAAGGTGAATCCGTATGAGCAAACAAAGCGGACGATTCTTTTGATACAAGGAGCACTGCGCCGTTTCTTGAAAATAACGATGACTTACTTGATTGGAACGATAAGCACCACCCCCGAAGAGCTGAAGCTGGGCCTTAGAGGGCTGCTGGGCAGCACGGCGCAGCGCTTCTATTTAGGCGAAGGGGAGATTGCCAGACAACAGGAGCGGGAACTTGTCCCAGCTTATGTATTCTCTTACTACGATAAAGCCAATGAAGAGTTCAGGGACATTCTGGTCGATAAACAAGAAGCGTCCTTGCTGCCAACCGTTAAGCGCTGGATGAACGTATTCAAAGAGCAAACCTGTCCACCGGAGATGGTGAAGGATTGGGTATTGAAGCTGCTGCTGGATTTGAAACTGAAATTGGAGTCTTTGCAGCATTTCCGATCCACGTATTCCGTTGATGTGATGCACAAGGATATCCTGGAGATCGATACCATGACGGAATTGGAGCATTGGCTTATCGATTACTTCCACTCCGCCATATCCGTGACAGGGGAGATTATGGACCAGAGCAAGCGTCTGTCCGTGCTGAATGCCTTGCAATATGTGTCTATGAATTTGGATAAGCGCATTTCTCTGGAGGAAGTGGCCGAGCATCTGTTTCTGAATTCCAGCTACTTCAGCCGTCTGTTCAAGAAGGAAACCGGGGAAACCTTTATTGAGTATGTAACGCGAATGAAAATGGAAAGAGCGAAGGAACTGCTGGATATGACCAATGAGCCTATGTGTAAAATTTGCGAGCTGCTGGGATATGACAGCCAGAGCTATTTTATCAAAATATTTAAGTCATATAACGGGCTGACCCCTGTTGAATACAGGAAGCTGAAATCATTTACTAGTGTCAAAGTGTAG
- a CDS encoding SDR family NAD(P)-dependent oxidoreductase: MTKYAFVTGADRGLGYELAVQLLKRGYTVFAGRFLRDWVQLDKAVYAYDGRLIAIDLDVSDDESVRQAAIKISGYTSKLDLVINNAGIASGKDDEIFSEIDFNAVMGLYNVNALGPLRVTNAIISLLMNGEDKLIVNISSEAGQINQTWRESWYGYCMSKAALNIQSNIVHNQLKHKGGRVLVIHPGWMKTYMSGKLNDSADVAAEEAASQIVETLLQYQKNKEVLTHPAFLDYKAEEMSW; encoded by the coding sequence ATGACAAAATATGCATTTGTAACCGGCGCGGACCGGGGGTTGGGGTATGAGTTGGCGGTTCAGCTGTTGAAAAGGGGATACACCGTGTTCGCTGGACGATTTTTGCGCGATTGGGTCCAGCTCGACAAAGCGGTTTATGCCTATGACGGAAGGCTAATCGCGATTGATTTGGACGTATCGGATGACGAGAGCGTCAGGCAAGCCGCGATCAAGATCTCTGGGTATACGAGCAAGCTGGATCTCGTTATTAATAATGCGGGTATCGCCAGCGGCAAGGACGATGAGATTTTTAGCGAGATCGATTTCAATGCGGTAATGGGGCTGTACAATGTGAATGCATTGGGTCCGCTGCGTGTGACGAATGCGATCATATCCCTGTTGATGAACGGGGAAGACAAGCTGATCGTTAACATTTCCTCCGAAGCTGGACAGATTAATCAAACGTGGCGGGAGAGTTGGTATGGTTACTGCATGTCGAAGGCGGCATTAAACATCCAATCTAATATTGTTCATAATCAATTGAAGCATAAAGGCGGACGCGTTCTTGTCATTCACCCAGGCTGGATGAAGACGTACATGAGTGGGAAATTAAACGATTCAGCCGATGTCGCAGCGGAAGAAGCGGCTTCACAGATCGTAGAAACGCTGTTGCAGTATCAAAAAAACAAAGAAGTACTAACGCACCCGGCTTTCCTTGATTACAAGGCAGAGGAAATGAGCTGGTAA
- a CDS encoding ABC transporter substrate-binding protein encodes MKKNVFKVLLVGTMALSLLVGCSTGSKTQSNEGNSTPSGGKSKDAVTIRFLTHGMDSNYNWKETIPAFEKKFPDIKIDLVQLSDKGDTAEANKKLDLAASSGETMDVLMLTDPASFAKRVALGIAAPMDEFIAKEGFKVSEEYKVDTQLNGKYYALPTKLTPWYVVLNKDHLDQAGLKVPTDWTWDEFREYAKKLTKGEGTTKRYGAFFHGPTDGGFMEFMKLQLGNQPDNMEFLKADGTSNLDSPLFRKTIELYLKMEKEDKSLTPYDERISQKLHYRPAFFNQTTSMVLMGSWFTSELGGTEQFPLNFNVAVAPYPKNAPGDPSGYAPYITDYMAIAANSKHKEEAYKFIRWYTTEGQIVQGKQIPSWSKVKPEEMGKIVDVILSKTKNPEKVDKASITNVMTGYKSAKSIPPVTYQAEINKAINEEFELLIFGKQDIDTMIKKSKDRVQKLIDANKK; translated from the coding sequence TTGAAAAAGAATGTGTTCAAGGTTTTGCTTGTAGGAACTATGGCACTAAGTCTGCTTGTCGGTTGTTCCACCGGAAGTAAAACACAGTCCAATGAGGGGAACAGCACACCGTCTGGCGGGAAGTCGAAGGATGCGGTTACGATTCGGTTTTTGACGCACGGGATGGACTCGAACTATAACTGGAAGGAAACAATTCCGGCTTTTGAGAAGAAATTTCCCGATATTAAGATTGATCTGGTTCAACTTAGCGATAAAGGGGATACGGCTGAGGCGAATAAGAAGCTCGATTTGGCCGCTTCCTCCGGGGAAACGATGGATGTGTTGATGCTGACGGACCCAGCCAGCTTTGCGAAGCGGGTTGCCTTAGGGATTGCTGCGCCGATGGATGAGTTTATTGCCAAAGAAGGTTTTAAGGTTAGTGAAGAATATAAGGTAGATACCCAGCTTAACGGCAAGTATTACGCCCTTCCGACGAAGCTTACACCTTGGTATGTTGTCTTGAACAAAGACCATTTGGATCAAGCGGGACTGAAAGTGCCTACGGATTGGACTTGGGATGAGTTCAGGGAATATGCCAAGAAACTGACCAAAGGCGAGGGTACAACGAAGCGTTACGGGGCTTTCTTCCACGGGCCGACGGACGGCGGATTCATGGAGTTTATGAAGCTGCAGTTAGGCAATCAACCGGATAATATGGAGTTCCTGAAAGCGGATGGCACCTCCAATCTCGATAGTCCATTATTTAGAAAGACGATTGAGCTTTACCTCAAAATGGAGAAAGAAGATAAATCCTTAACTCCGTATGACGAAAGGATATCGCAAAAACTGCACTATCGTCCTGCCTTCTTCAACCAAACGACAAGCATGGTTCTGATGGGCAGCTGGTTTACTAGCGAGCTTGGCGGTACCGAGCAATTCCCGCTGAACTTCAACGTTGCCGTAGCACCGTATCCCAAAAATGCACCTGGCGATCCTAGCGGCTACGCGCCGTATATCACAGATTACATGGCGATAGCGGCCAATTCCAAACATAAGGAAGAAGCGTATAAGTTCATTCGTTGGTATACGACAGAAGGACAAATCGTACAAGGCAAACAAATCCCATCATGGAGCAAAGTAAAGCCGGAGGAAATGGGGAAAATTGTCGATGTCATTCTGAGCAAAACGAAGAACCCGGAAAAGGTGGATAAAGCCTCTATCACGAACGTGATGACGGGTTACAAATCAGCCAAATCAATTCCTCCTGTGACGTATCAAGCAGAAATCAATAAAGCGATCAATGAGGAATTTGAATTGTTGATTTTTGGCAAGCAAGATATAGACACGATGATCAAAAAATCCAAAGATCGCGTTCAAAAATTGATTGATGCCAATAAAAAATAA
- the pflA gene encoding pyruvate formate-lyase-activating protein, translating into MKGRIHSFDTFGTVDGPGIRFVLFMQGCALQCQYCHNPDSWEMNAGRPMEVDEILREIEPYVEYYHRSGGGITVTGGEPTLQAPFLARLFAECRKRWGLHTTLDTNGFCEPSHAQELLDVTDLVLLDLKQINPETHIALTAQPNDRIKRFGQYLSEIGKPVWIRHVLVPGWTDEAKDLLELGKFIGTLQNVSKLELLPYHRMGVHKWQQMGKEYPLEQCPTPTDQQVARARDLIEQGRLKITSSAG; encoded by the coding sequence ATGAAAGGACGCATACATTCCTTCGACACCTTCGGCACCGTTGACGGTCCGGGCATCCGCTTTGTGCTTTTCATGCAGGGCTGTGCGCTGCAGTGCCAGTACTGCCATAATCCGGATTCATGGGAAATGAATGCGGGCAGACCGATGGAGGTAGACGAGATTCTCCGGGAGATTGAACCCTACGTCGAGTACTACCACCGGTCGGGAGGCGGCATTACGGTAACAGGAGGGGAGCCGACTTTGCAGGCCCCCTTCCTGGCCCGTTTGTTTGCCGAATGCCGCAAGCGTTGGGGCTTGCATACCACCCTGGATACCAACGGGTTTTGTGAGCCGAGTCATGCGCAGGAGCTGCTGGACGTAACGGATTTAGTGCTGCTTGATCTGAAACAGATCAATCCAGAGACGCACATCGCGCTGACGGCGCAGCCTAATGATCGGATCAAGCGCTTTGGCCAATATCTGAGCGAGATAGGCAAACCTGTCTGGATTCGCCACGTACTTGTACCTGGTTGGACGGATGAGGCCAAGGATCTGCTTGAGCTTGGCAAGTTTATCGGCACTTTGCAAAACGTAAGTAAACTGGAACTACTGCCCTATCACAGAATGGGCGTTCATAAGTGGCAGCAAATGGGGAAAGAATATCCGCTCGAACAATGCCCTACGCCGACAGATCAACAAGTTGCCCGGGCGAGGGATCTAATTGAACAAGGTAGATTAAAAATAACCAGCAGCGCAGGATGA
- a CDS encoding hemerythrin domain-containing protein, whose product MAIHATGYASGIASSNPDELAYATDRLRAEHEELRDQLRLLETSAKEVILSDDLVKGIQLVQELRDRTQRFVEVLKRHSDWEEKELFPFLLTYFDRHSGPSILPSFWVLEKDHQLGLSFIESFQEAVCKVSPLVPKKQLAEITSHLVQACLILNDHFTMEEQLVFPITEQVMTDLESFFC is encoded by the coding sequence ATGGCAATACATGCCACTGGCTATGCTTCAGGGATTGCTTCTTCAAACCCAGACGAGCTTGCATATGCGACCGATCGATTAAGGGCAGAGCATGAGGAATTGAGAGATCAGCTAAGGCTGCTCGAAACGAGCGCCAAGGAAGTGATTCTGTCGGATGATTTGGTGAAGGGCATACAGCTTGTCCAAGAACTCAGAGATCGCACCCAGCGATTCGTTGAAGTGCTGAAACGGCATTCGGATTGGGAAGAGAAGGAATTGTTTCCGTTTCTGCTGACCTATTTTGATCGTCACTCGGGACCTTCTATCCTGCCTTCTTTCTGGGTATTGGAAAAAGATCATCAACTCGGTTTGTCGTTTATCGAATCTTTCCAGGAAGCTGTTTGCAAGGTATCACCTCTTGTTCCTAAGAAGCAACTAGCGGAGATCACATCGCATCTCGTTCAGGCGTGCTTGATATTAAACGACCACTTTACCATGGAGGAACAGCTAGTTTTTCCAATAACGGAGCAAGTAATGACAGATTTGGAGTCATTTTTTTGTTGA
- a CDS encoding MFS transporter, protein MSEQQAKPTIYPVLFAIGSAHLINDALQAVIPASYPILRDSLHLSFTQIGIITFILYFSSSVMQPFVGMYADARPTPKLLPIGMAIALLGMLGLALAPGYAMVLAAVACVGVASAMFHPEGSRISYLAAGQRRGLAQSIFQVGGNTGNALAPLMTALIFFPYGQFGAIWFTLLAAIGIAIQLRVARWYRAHLSLIPVKKGNANARPLDEKHKKAIRYAIILIIFIAFARSWFGSSISTYFVFYLIEHFQISVPTAQLYIFIYLGAGILGTFVGGPLSDRIGRKSVILLSLLGSAPFAMLLPHANELWTYPLLFLLGVLNHSSFSVTVVYVQELVPGKVGTVSGLITGLSFGMGAIGAVALGGLIDATSLTLVITACSFMPLLGGMGFLLPSDKKIRDWSAQQISVER, encoded by the coding sequence ATGAGTGAACAGCAGGCAAAACCCACGATTTATCCGGTCCTATTTGCGATAGGTTCGGCTCATTTGATCAATGATGCGCTGCAAGCCGTCATTCCGGCTTCTTACCCGATCTTGAGGGATTCGCTGCATTTGTCGTTTACGCAAATAGGAATCATTACGTTCATCTTGTATTTTTCGTCTTCGGTGATGCAGCCGTTTGTCGGCATGTATGCGGATGCGCGACCTACGCCGAAATTACTGCCCATAGGCATGGCGATCGCCCTTCTCGGCATGCTGGGGCTGGCTTTGGCCCCGGGGTATGCGATGGTGCTCGCCGCTGTTGCCTGTGTAGGCGTAGCTTCCGCAATGTTCCACCCGGAGGGATCACGGATTTCCTACTTGGCTGCCGGGCAGCGCAGAGGCTTGGCCCAATCCATCTTCCAGGTTGGAGGCAACACCGGCAACGCGCTTGCGCCGCTGATGACGGCACTGATCTTTTTCCCATATGGACAATTCGGAGCCATCTGGTTCACGCTGCTAGCAGCTATAGGCATAGCTATTCAGCTGCGGGTTGCACGCTGGTATAGAGCGCATCTATCGCTCATTCCAGTGAAAAAGGGCAATGCCAACGCCAGGCCGTTGGACGAAAAGCACAAAAAAGCGATCCGATATGCCATCATTCTGATTATTTTCATCGCTTTTGCCAGATCATGGTTTGGATCCAGCATTTCGACCTATTTCGTATTCTACTTGATTGAGCATTTTCAAATATCCGTACCTACAGCGCAGCTGTATATATTCATTTATTTGGGCGCAGGTATTCTCGGAACATTCGTGGGAGGCCCGCTGTCAGACCGAATTGGCCGGAAAAGTGTGATTTTGCTTTCACTGCTCGGCTCGGCTCCGTTCGCTATGCTGCTCCCGCATGCCAATGAGCTGTGGACTTATCCGCTATTATTTTTACTCGGTGTGCTCAATCATAGCAGTTTTTCTGTCACGGTGGTGTATGTGCAGGAGTTGGTACCTGGCAAGGTGGGAACCGTTTCGGGCTTGATTACAGGACTTTCCTTCGGCATGGGGGCGATTGGTGCTGTAGCATTGGGAGGGCTGATTGACGCAACAAGTTTGACCCTGGTAATTACAGCCTGCTCGTTTATGCCTTTATTGGGCGGCATGGGCTTCCTGCTTCCATCTGATAAGAAGATTCGCGATTGGTCTGCCCAACAAATTTCAGTAGAGAGGTGA